In Aequorivita sp. H23M31, a single window of DNA contains:
- a CDS encoding DUF3857 domain-containing protein, with amino-acid sequence MKIKLLTAVLFLAIFGVLNAQNYKFGKVSKDELLQKEHPTDPTADAAILYRETKSEFQYSQDSGWTLVTDYFERIKIYTKEGFEYANATVDLFKDTSSEDKLRGLKGYTYYLSEDGKVRDVKLQNDGVFEEKTTKYLTQTKITMPDVREGCIIEYKYSISSPFILSIDEFRLQETIPVDKVSVLFKSPEYFIFKNHQRGWIPFKIDTETRERVMVFNQTSQDLSGFGAIGIPKTSSREVRFKENSYIIELNSVPALKEEAFSGNLSNYTTALQFELSYINMPGSSKSYATTWEDVSNTIYNRSEFGSELQRNNYFEKDIDALLSGVTMPEEKIEKIYYYVLNKMNWNGYNGFYTNEGVKNAYKKGSGNVGDINLMLVAMLRYANLDANPVLISTKSHGIPLFPTINGFNYVIASVVLPKGTILLDATQKDAEIGVLKSSVINGDGRLIKKDGFSTWVSLRSHIPAVRSTMLNATLQPDLSVRGRTQNRFTGNFAFQYRSKFKILNTESQIKELEKKLKQTELSNHSFENLDKLGQPVSLEYDFESTHGIENVAGKLYISPMLYLATQENPFKAEKREYPIDFGFPLRDRYIVNIALPEGYKVESIPENVAFSWGENLGSYRYLISQTGNNLQLSVEFAINESLIGANDYDGLKKFFELLIAKENEKIVLSKA; translated from the coding sequence ATGAAAATCAAACTCCTTACCGCCGTACTATTTCTGGCCATCTTTGGTGTCCTAAATGCCCAGAATTATAAATTTGGAAAAGTTTCTAAGGACGAACTTCTACAGAAAGAACATCCCACAGACCCCACTGCAGATGCTGCAATACTTTATCGTGAAACTAAGTCAGAGTTTCAATACAGCCAAGATTCTGGATGGACTTTGGTCACGGACTATTTTGAACGTATAAAGATATATACCAAAGAGGGTTTTGAATATGCTAATGCAACCGTAGATCTTTTTAAAGATACCAGTAGTGAGGACAAATTGCGTGGATTAAAGGGATACACCTATTATTTAAGCGAAGACGGAAAGGTGAGGGATGTGAAACTTCAAAATGATGGTGTTTTTGAGGAAAAAACCACCAAATATCTGACCCAAACAAAGATTACCATGCCCGATGTTCGGGAAGGGTGTATTATTGAGTATAAATATTCCATCTCCTCCCCATTTATTCTGAGTATTGACGAATTTAGATTGCAGGAAACCATTCCGGTGGATAAGGTTTCTGTTCTTTTTAAATCTCCAGAATACTTTATTTTTAAAAATCATCAAAGAGGTTGGATTCCTTTTAAAATTGATACAGAAACCAGAGAAAGAGTAATGGTTTTTAACCAGACATCACAAGATTTATCAGGGTTTGGAGCAATAGGAATTCCAAAAACATCATCTCGGGAAGTAAGGTTTAAGGAAAATTCATACATAATTGAATTGAATAGTGTTCCTGCATTAAAAGAGGAAGCTTTTTCGGGGAATTTAAGCAACTACACTACTGCCCTTCAATTCGAGTTGAGTTACATAAATATGCCGGGATCGTCAAAATCATATGCCACTACCTGGGAAGATGTTTCAAATACTATTTACAACCGAAGTGAATTTGGTTCCGAATTGCAAAGGAATAATTACTTTGAAAAGGATATCGATGCTCTTCTTAGCGGAGTAACCATGCCAGAGGAAAAGATCGAAAAAATATATTATTATGTTTTAAATAAAATGAATTGGAATGGTTACAATGGTTTCTATACTAATGAAGGTGTTAAAAACGCGTACAAAAAAGGTTCTGGAAATGTGGGGGATATAAATTTAATGTTGGTCGCAATGCTACGATATGCCAACTTAGATGCCAATCCGGTTTTAATTAGTACAAAATCACACGGAATTCCGTTGTTCCCTACAATTAATGGGTTTAATTATGTTATAGCATCGGTTGTATTACCAAAAGGAACAATTCTGCTTGATGCTACGCAAAAGGATGCCGAGATAGGAGTTTTAAAATCGTCGGTTATCAATGGAGATGGTAGATTGATAAAAAAGGATGGTTTTTCCACTTGGGTATCATTACGATCCCACATTCCCGCCGTAAGAAGCACGATGCTAAATGCAACACTTCAGCCCGACCTATCTGTAAGAGGTAGAACCCAGAATAGGTTTACGGGTAATTTTGCGTTTCAGTATAGGTCCAAATTCAAGATTCTAAACACTGAATCGCAAATTAAGGAGTTGGAAAAAAAGCTGAAACAAACCGAACTGTCAAATCATTCTTTTGAAAATTTGGATAAATTGGGTCAGCCCGTTTCATTGGAATACGATTTTGAATCAACTCATGGAATAGAGAATGTTGCTGGAAAACTATATATTTCACCTATGTTATATTTGGCAACCCAGGAAAATCCTTTTAAGGCTGAAAAACGGGAATATCCCATAGATTTTGGATTTCCATTGAGGGATCGCTATATTGTGAATATTGCATTACCCGAAGGATATAAAGTTGAATCAATACCTGAAAATGTAGCCTTTAGTTGGGGTGAAAACTTAGGAAGTTATAGATATCTAATCTCCCAAACGGGAAATAATTTACAGCTTTCTGTGGAGTTTGCGATTAATGAATCATTAATTGGGGCGAATGATTACGATGGCTTAAAGAAATTTTTCGAGCTGTTAATAGCGAAGGAAAACGAAAAAATAGTACTTTCAAAAGCATAA
- the rsgA gene encoding ribosome small subunit-dependent GTPase A → MKGLVYKSTGSWYSVKAENGTFYSCRLKGRFRIGGIKSTNPVAVGDRVIFEIDKKGAEGEGVITTIEPRENYIIRKSVNLSKQTHIIAANIDTAFLLVTLNNPPTFTSFIDRFLVTAEAYHIQAVILFNKVDTYNDDELLEIKLLAALYRKIGYECIGISAVTGKNVEKVKALMQDKVSMFSGHSGTGKSTLVNAIEPGLDLKTSKISDQHLQGQHTTTFAEMFDLSFGGQIIDTPGIKGFGLVDVEKEELADYFPEFFALKGNCKFNNCLHLEEPQCAVKEALEDEEIAWSRYRSYLQILEGEEDHFRKDIYDEK, encoded by the coding sequence ATGAAAGGCCTCGTATATAAATCTACTGGTAGTTGGTACTCTGTTAAAGCAGAGAACGGCACTTTTTATAGTTGTCGTTTAAAGGGCAGGTTCCGTATTGGTGGCATTAAAAGCACCAATCCCGTGGCAGTAGGAGATAGAGTGATTTTTGAAATAGACAAAAAGGGAGCTGAAGGCGAAGGAGTGATAACAACTATTGAACCTCGAGAAAACTATATAATTCGAAAATCCGTTAACCTGTCAAAACAGACCCATATTATTGCAGCCAATATCGACACTGCGTTTTTGTTGGTAACTTTGAATAATCCGCCAACGTTTACCAGTTTTATAGATCGATTTTTGGTCACTGCAGAGGCTTATCACATACAAGCAGTTATTCTTTTTAATAAGGTTGATACTTATAATGACGATGAGTTATTGGAAATAAAATTGCTCGCCGCCCTATATCGAAAAATTGGATATGAATGTATCGGTATTTCCGCTGTAACCGGAAAAAATGTTGAAAAAGTTAAAGCTCTGATGCAGGACAAGGTTAGCATGTTTTCTGGCCATAGTGGCACTGGCAAATCTACTTTGGTAAATGCCATTGAGCCAGGTCTAGACTTGAAAACCTCAAAAATTTCCGATCAACATTTACAAGGCCAGCACACTACTACATTTGCAGAAATGTTCGATCTGTCATTTGGCGGACAAATAATAGATACGCCCGGGATCAAGGGATTTGGTCTGGTGGATGTGGAAAAGGAAGAGCTAGCAGATTATTTTCCTGAATTCTTTGCTCTCAAAGGAAATTGTAAATTTAATAATTGTCTGCATTTGGAAGAACCGCAGTGTGCAGTAAAGGAAGCTTTAGAAGACGAAGAAATAGCATGGTCTCGATATAGAAGTTACCTGCAAATTTTGGAAGGAGAAGAAGATCATTTCCGAAAGGATATTTATGATGAAAAATGA
- a CDS encoding YpdA family putative bacillithiol disulfide reductase, with the protein MSHSDSKLKCLDVLIIGAGPIGIACALECKKHGFEYVVVEKGTLTNSIYNYPLNMTFFSTSEKLEIDNIPFISNNPKPHRNEALEYYRRVATSNHLNINLYEEITAITKTDNQFRIVSDKGNYCALNVIVSTGFFDIPNLLDIPGENLPKVMHYYKEAHPFVMQRVVVVGASNSSVDAALEIWRKGGEVTMVVRGAEIGERVKYWVKPDIENRIKEGSIKALFNSEITEITKNEVVVNTPYGIEVLQNDFVIALTGYRPNFEFLTNLGVHLSDDGKMLPTYDPETMETNVDGLYLAGVICGGMETHKWFIENSRIHAKIILQSIIQKEKI; encoded by the coding sequence ATGTCGCATTCCGATTCAAAACTCAAGTGCCTGGACGTATTGATCATTGGTGCGGGTCCTATAGGGATTGCCTGCGCGCTGGAATGCAAAAAACATGGGTTTGAATACGTTGTAGTTGAAAAAGGTACCCTTACCAATTCTATTTATAATTACCCTTTAAATATGACCTTCTTCTCCACTTCGGAAAAATTGGAGATCGACAACATTCCCTTTATCAGTAATAATCCAAAACCTCACCGAAATGAGGCTTTGGAATACTATAGAAGAGTGGCCACCTCCAACCATCTCAATATCAATTTGTACGAAGAGATAACGGCTATTACAAAAACAGACAACCAATTTCGTATTGTTTCAGATAAAGGAAACTATTGTGCCCTCAATGTAATTGTGAGTACAGGATTTTTTGATATTCCTAATTTGTTGGATATTCCTGGAGAGAATTTGCCTAAAGTGATGCACTATTACAAGGAAGCTCATCCTTTTGTAATGCAAAGAGTGGTAGTAGTGGGAGCTAGCAATTCTTCCGTGGATGCCGCATTGGAAATCTGGCGAAAGGGAGGTGAGGTAACAATGGTTGTTCGGGGTGCCGAAATTGGTGAGCGGGTGAAGTATTGGGTGAAACCGGATATTGAAAATCGTATAAAGGAAGGAAGTATCAAGGCATTATTCAATTCCGAAATCACTGAAATCACGAAAAATGAGGTTGTTGTAAATACGCCCTATGGTATCGAAGTTTTACAGAATGACTTTGTAATTGCCTTAACTGGATATAGACCGAACTTTGAGTTTTTAACAAATCTGGGAGTGCACTTATCGGATGATGGAAAGATGTTGCCAACTTACGACCCAGAAACTATGGAAACAAATGTCGATGGACTGTATTTGGCGGGTGTAATATGCGGAGGAATGGAAACTCACAAATGGTTTATAGAAAATTCCCGAATACATGCAAAAATCATTCTTCAGAGCATCATTCAAAAAGAAAAGATTTAG
- a CDS encoding SusD/RagB family nutrient-binding outer membrane lipoprotein, producing the protein MKKLILILTAAVMAVSCSDNLEELNQNIKDPTAVSGESLFSSAQKQLADQFVTPNVNLNNNRLWVQYLQETTYTDESNYDQVTRAIPDNHWREMYRDVLKDLDEASQIIAANEDPITSESNENKLAIIEILTVFSYSNLVETYGDVPYTEALDIENLLPKYDDAKTIYADLIVRLTAAQGKLNASNGSFTAGQDLIYGGDVDKWRKFANSLKFRMGMVLADVDPGLSTTTVNSALEAGVFESNADNGSYKYSAAAPNNNPMNDNLILSGRKDYVAARTIIEKMKELDDPRIEKYFAGKVDLQLGEVVSVTTSGTTTTITFKDKIGLDPLPVVGVDEAYLQGPDGRISLGVITAMGEKTIDIENITQMPAVEDIVTVFLYKGGSIGKPSPYAGNVKVNPRLTDPTEPGVLLSFVEVEFLKAEAAARGGYNIAGTAKEYYDAAITASFEFWGAEGLADYLANPLVDYDTAIANSTSDPKWKEVIGTQAWLGLYNRTFAAWLSVRRLDYPILTKPASAESGFPVRYTYPAQEQTLNTTSYNAAASAIGGDTPETRLFWDKYYTFDF; encoded by the coding sequence ATGAAGAAACTGATTTTAATTCTAACTGCGGCAGTTATGGCCGTATCGTGTTCAGATAACCTAGAGGAACTGAACCAAAATATAAAGGACCCTACAGCGGTAAGTGGTGAGAGTCTCTTCTCGTCTGCACAAAAACAATTGGCCGATCAATTTGTTACGCCAAACGTTAACCTAAACAACAATAGGCTTTGGGTGCAGTATCTGCAAGAGACCACTTATACGGATGAAAGTAACTACGATCAAGTAACAAGAGCGATTCCTGATAATCACTGGAGAGAGATGTATAGAGATGTGCTTAAGGATTTGGACGAAGCTTCTCAAATAATTGCAGCCAACGAGGATCCGATAACTTCGGAATCCAATGAAAATAAACTGGCCATTATAGAGATACTTACGGTTTTTTCTTATAGTAATCTTGTAGAAACTTATGGTGATGTACCTTATACTGAAGCATTGGACATTGAAAACCTTTTGCCTAAATATGATGATGCTAAAACTATATATGCTGATTTAATCGTGCGATTAACCGCGGCTCAAGGGAAGCTTAACGCTAGCAACGGTTCATTTACTGCCGGTCAAGACCTTATTTATGGTGGTGACGTGGATAAATGGAGAAAATTTGCAAATTCTCTTAAGTTTAGAATGGGTATGGTTTTGGCCGATGTTGATCCAGGACTATCTACAACCACTGTAAACTCAGCGCTTGAAGCTGGCGTATTTGAAAGTAATGCAGATAATGGAAGTTACAAATATTCTGCAGCAGCTCCTAACAATAATCCTATGAACGATAACTTAATTTTAAGTGGAAGAAAGGATTATGTAGCAGCAAGAACCATCATCGAAAAAATGAAAGAACTTGATGATCCAAGGATAGAAAAGTATTTCGCCGGTAAAGTTGACTTGCAATTGGGAGAAGTGGTGTCTGTTACTACATCTGGTACAACGACAACCATTACTTTTAAGGATAAGATTGGACTAGACCCGCTACCGGTAGTAGGAGTGGACGAAGCTTACCTGCAAGGCCCTGATGGTCGTATTTCTTTGGGAGTTATTACTGCAATGGGAGAAAAAACCATTGATATTGAAAATATCACCCAAATGCCTGCAGTTGAAGATATAGTTACAGTATTCCTTTATAAAGGAGGATCAATAGGAAAACCATCTCCGTACGCTGGTAACGTTAAGGTAAATCCTCGTCTAACTGATCCAACTGAACCAGGAGTTTTATTATCTTTCGTTGAGGTTGAGTTTTTAAAGGCTGAAGCAGCAGCAAGAGGTGGTTACAATATCGCTGGTACTGCCAAAGAATATTACGATGCTGCCATTACTGCTTCGTTTGAATTCTGGGGTGCTGAGGGGCTAGCCGATTATTTGGCCAACCCTTTAGTTGATTATGATACTGCAATTGCTAACAGTACTTCCGATCCAAAATGGAAAGAAGTTATTGGAACGCAAGCTTGGTTAGGTCTTTATAACAGAACCTTCGCTGCTTGGTTATCTGTACGTCGTTTGGACTACCCAATTTTAACCAAACCTGCAAGTGCTGAGTCTGGGTTCCCAGTTAGATATACATACCCAGCACAGGAACAAACATTGAATACTACCAGTTACAATGCAGCAGCTTCTGCAATTGGTGGAGATACACCAGAGACTCGTTTGTTCTGGGATAAATATTACACTTTTGATTTCTAA
- the dtd gene encoding D-aminoacyl-tRNA deacylase, with amino-acid sequence MRALIQRVKNASVTIDGNLFSEINHGLLILLGIEEADTQEDIDWLAGKIARLRIFSDENDAMNLSVQDVGGNCMVVSQFTLHANTKKGNRPSFIKAARPETAIPIYKNFVRQLEQETGKTVATGSFGAMMDVALINDGPVTIWIDSKNKE; translated from the coding sequence ATGAGAGCATTAATCCAAAGAGTAAAAAACGCATCTGTTACAATTGACGGAAATTTATTTTCCGAAATAAACCATGGGTTACTCATTCTTTTAGGAATAGAGGAGGCAGATACACAAGAGGATATCGACTGGTTGGCGGGAAAGATTGCCCGTTTGCGAATCTTTTCAGACGAAAATGATGCTATGAATCTTTCTGTTCAGGATGTAGGTGGAAACTGTATGGTAGTTAGTCAATTCACCCTTCATGCCAACACAAAAAAGGGGAATAGACCTTCCTTTATTAAGGCAGCTCGGCCAGAAACTGCTATTCCTATCTACAAAAATTTCGTAAGACAACTCGAGCAAGAAACTGGCAAAACCGTCGCGACAGGTAGCTTTGGTGCTATGATGGACGTCGCTCTAATCAATGATGGGCCGGTCACTATTTGGATCGATTCGAAAAATAAAGAATAA
- the rpe gene encoding ribulose-phosphate 3-epimerase, whose protein sequence is MSHTLLAPSVLAADFANLQRDIEMINNSDADWFHLDVMDGLFVPNISYGMPVIKSIAKHAKKPLDVHLMIVDPDRYIKDFADLGANILSVHYEACNHLHRTLQAIKNEGMQAGVAINPHTNVILLEDVINDIDLVCLMSVNPGFGGQSFIEHTYKKVEQLKKIIKANGAQTKIEVDGGVTDKNARQLVDAGADVLVAGSYVFGASNPPKIITDLKNILK, encoded by the coding sequence ATGAGCCATACACTTCTTGCCCCATCCGTTCTTGCTGCTGATTTCGCTAATCTCCAGAGGGATATTGAGATGATAAATAATAGCGATGCCGATTGGTTCCATTTGGATGTAATGGACGGACTCTTTGTTCCCAACATCTCTTATGGAATGCCAGTTATAAAAAGTATCGCAAAACATGCCAAAAAACCTTTGGATGTCCATTTAATGATTGTAGATCCAGATAGGTATATAAAGGATTTTGCTGATCTTGGCGCCAATATACTTTCGGTTCATTATGAAGCGTGCAATCACCTCCACCGTACGCTACAAGCAATCAAAAATGAAGGCATGCAAGCAGGGGTTGCCATAAACCCTCATACCAACGTGATATTGTTGGAAGATGTTATAAACGATATTGATTTGGTTTGTTTAATGAGCGTAAATCCCGGTTTTGGAGGACAAAGCTTTATTGAGCATACCTATAAAAAAGTGGAGCAACTTAAAAAAATAATTAAGGCGAACGGAGCACAAACCAAAATCGAAGTGGACGGTGGTGTAACTGATAAAAATGCACGTCAACTAGTAGATGCCGGAGCGGATGTTTTGGTTGCTGGAAGTTATGTTTTTGGCGCGAGCAATCCTCCCAAAATTATTACTGACCTTAAAAATATCTTGAAATAA
- a CDS encoding IS256 family transposase: MKKDDLISDDFLKQFKTHEELSDFLKQIQKRGIEKMLEGELDGHLDYDKHQRSNGGNSRNGHSRKKIKTSFGESEIAVPRDREASFNPMIVPKRGNMVDGLENVIVSLYAKGMSNSDIEEQIREVYDFDVSTSTISRITEKISGDIVAWQNRPLEPVYLIVWMDGIVFKVRENSKVINKTIYIAVGLRRDGKKEVLGLWLGKNESAAFWMSVLTDIRARGTEDILITATDNLNGFTDTIKNVFPESKTQICVVHQIRNACRYVVWKDKKAFTADMKHIYNAPNQEAAKMALEDFAQKWNDKYSYAIKSWRDNWEELTVFYEFPLEIRKIIYTTNLIENLNGKIRKYTKNKLSFPTDDAVMKSVYLAVREATKKWTMPVRNWGIILNQFLTIYEKRVRL, translated from the coding sequence ATGAAGAAAGACGATTTAATTTCAGATGATTTTCTGAAGCAGTTCAAGACCCACGAGGAGCTCAGCGATTTTTTAAAGCAGATCCAGAAACGTGGGATCGAAAAGATGCTCGAAGGTGAGCTCGACGGCCACCTAGATTACGACAAACACCAGAGGTCCAATGGAGGCAACTCGCGCAACGGGCACTCCCGGAAGAAAATAAAAACCTCCTTTGGCGAATCCGAGATTGCCGTCCCCAGAGACCGTGAGGCCTCGTTCAATCCCATGATCGTACCCAAGCGGGGCAATATGGTCGATGGCCTTGAGAACGTCATCGTGTCACTCTATGCCAAGGGAATGAGCAACAGCGATATTGAGGAGCAGATACGTGAGGTCTATGATTTTGATGTGTCCACCTCGACCATATCCAGGATCACGGAAAAAATATCGGGCGATATAGTTGCCTGGCAGAACCGTCCCTTGGAGCCGGTCTACTTGATTGTCTGGATGGATGGCATCGTATTCAAGGTCCGCGAGAACTCCAAGGTTATTAACAAGACCATCTACATAGCCGTTGGCCTGCGCAGGGACGGTAAAAAAGAGGTCTTGGGGCTATGGCTTGGCAAGAACGAATCAGCAGCTTTCTGGATGAGCGTATTGACCGATATAAGGGCGCGCGGCACAGAAGACATCCTTATCACGGCCACCGATAACCTCAATGGTTTTACGGATACGATCAAGAACGTGTTCCCCGAGTCCAAGACCCAGATATGCGTGGTACACCAGATACGCAATGCCTGCAGGTACGTCGTATGGAAGGATAAAAAAGCCTTTACCGCAGATATGAAGCATATCTATAACGCCCCAAACCAGGAGGCCGCCAAGATGGCCCTAGAGGATTTTGCCCAAAAATGGAACGATAAATATTCCTATGCCATCAAGAGCTGGCGCGACAACTGGGAAGAGCTCACAGTGTTCTATGAGTTCCCGTTGGAGATACGCAAGATCATCTATACCACGAACCTTATCGAGAACCTGAACGGGAAGATAAGAAAGTACACCAAGAACAAACTTTCCTTCCCAACGGACGATGCCGTGATGAAATCCGTATATTTGGCAGTAAGGGAAGCCACCAAAAAATGGACAATGCCCGTCAGGAACTGGGGCATTATATTAAACCAGTTCCTAACGATCTATGAAAAAAGGGTCAGACTCTAA
- a CDS encoding DUF3857 domain-containing protein yields the protein MRSVLFLALLFHSTSYFAQIGYSILSIPKELTTNANSVVLEELIEIDVSNISKMKVKKRRVVAVLNKLGDSNLELYEFYSSNSRVKNIDSWIYNAIGKEMRHFKKKDFSDVSRTGGNMYVDARVLYLNYTPTSYPYIAVFTSETESGDTAFIDSWWPLNDYAEGTQRSVYKLKYDASNKPRYKANNLDGYDISIEENPEELIFSASNLKPIRYEEHSPIGRDIFPSVLVALNSFNLKGTLGAAEDWEQFGKWMEQDLLADVREIPEGTLAKVSSLVANETTNEGKARKIYQFVQDKVRYISVQIGIGGWKPMPAQEVDKLGYGDCKALTNYTKALLDAVGVPSYYTVLYGDIKKWDILEDFASVQGNHVILGVPDGDEITWLECTNQDVPYGYIGNFTNDRQALIITPEGGKIARTKIYETAENTQENFAKIIVGSDGKITAEFNSVSKGLQYGDKYPLAKKKADEIDKYYKERWRYINGFSISDLKFVNDKKIVGFNEKMRLQIPNYANSVGSDFLFCPNVFNQKSYVPPRIEDRKQKLYIGYGYIDIDTVDIEIPENFIIEAVPDPTVIETKFGKYEIAFTQTSENKLRYIRKIQIEKGEYPPSEYENYRDFLRTIARLDKSKVLLKKMSQ from the coding sequence ATGAGGAGTGTTCTTTTTTTAGCTTTGCTATTCCATTCAACATCTTATTTTGCGCAAATTGGTTATTCCATTTTGTCGATTCCTAAGGAACTGACCACAAATGCCAATAGTGTCGTTTTAGAGGAATTGATTGAAATAGATGTATCTAACATTTCCAAGATGAAGGTTAAAAAGCGTAGAGTTGTTGCCGTGTTAAACAAACTTGGCGATAGCAATCTGGAGCTCTATGAATTTTACAGTAGTAATTCACGTGTAAAAAATATTGACTCTTGGATATATAATGCCATTGGCAAGGAAATGCGTCATTTCAAGAAAAAGGATTTTTCTGACGTGAGTAGAACAGGGGGCAATATGTATGTAGATGCCCGAGTATTATATTTAAATTATACTCCCACCAGCTATCCCTACATTGCCGTTTTCACAAGTGAGACGGAATCTGGTGATACAGCCTTTATCGATTCGTGGTGGCCATTAAATGACTATGCCGAGGGAACACAAAGGAGTGTCTATAAGTTAAAATATGACGCGTCTAACAAACCCCGCTACAAAGCCAACAATCTGGATGGATATGATATTTCCATTGAAGAAAATCCTGAAGAGCTGATTTTTTCTGCGTCTAATCTCAAGCCTATCCGCTATGAGGAGCATAGCCCAATTGGCAGAGATATTTTCCCTAGTGTTCTGGTAGCATTAAATAGTTTTAACCTAAAAGGAACCCTTGGAGCTGCTGAAGATTGGGAACAGTTTGGAAAGTGGATGGAGCAGGACCTCTTGGCTGACGTCAGGGAAATTCCCGAAGGAACTCTAGCAAAGGTTAGCAGTTTGGTTGCTAATGAAACTACAAATGAAGGCAAAGCTCGAAAAATATATCAATTTGTACAAGACAAAGTGCGGTATATAAGTGTGCAGATCGGTATAGGCGGGTGGAAGCCCATGCCCGCCCAAGAGGTTGATAAATTGGGCTATGGCGATTGTAAAGCATTGACCAACTATACAAAAGCGTTGTTGGATGCTGTTGGGGTTCCTTCTTATTACACCGTTTTATACGGCGATATCAAAAAGTGGGATATTCTGGAAGACTTTGCTTCGGTACAAGGAAATCACGTGATTCTGGGTGTGCCGGATGGCGACGAAATAACCTGGTTGGAATGTACCAATCAAGATGTACCTTATGGGTATATTGGTAATTTCACGAATGATCGTCAAGCGCTAATTATAACACCCGAAGGTGGGAAGATTGCGCGCACCAAGATTTATGAAACAGCCGAGAATACCCAAGAAAATTTTGCCAAGATAATCGTGGGATCCGACGGAAAGATTACTGCTGAATTTAACAGTGTTTCAAAAGGACTGCAGTACGGGGATAAATATCCACTTGCCAAGAAAAAGGCTGATGAGATTGACAAATATTATAAAGAACGGTGGCGCTATATTAACGGATTTTCCATTTCAGATCTCAAATTTGTCAATGATAAAAAGATAGTAGGTTTTAACGAAAAAATGCGCTTACAAATCCCGAATTATGCAAATAGTGTAGGTAGTGATTTTCTGTTTTGCCCGAATGTTTTTAATCAGAAAAGCTATGTGCCTCCGCGAATAGAAGATAGAAAACAAAAACTTTATATTGGTTACGGTTATATTGACATTGATACTGTGGATATAGAAATCCCCGAAAATTTTATAATTGAGGCGGTACCTGATCCTACCGTTATCGAAACCAAATTTGGGAAATATGAAATAGCTTTTACCCAAACTTCTGAAAATAAATTACGCTATATCCGTAAAATTCAAATTGAAAAAGGAGAGTATCCTCCTTCAGAATACGAAAATTACCGTGATTTTCTCCGAACAATTGCCCGTTTGGATAAATCCAAGGTTCTCTTAAAAAAGATGTCTCAATAA